TTTTCATCAATAGTAACAGGAGCAAATAATAAAAGTTTTGTTTTCTCATCGAATTTCTGAACAAATTTTACAACGTCAGAAACTGTATCTTTTTTTACTTCATTTCCAGAAATAGGAGAGTAGGTCTTCCCAATTCTGGCATATAATAATTTTATATAATCGTAAATTTCTGTGGATGTACCAACAGTAGATCTTGGATTTGTAGAATTTACTTTTTGCTCAATAGCTATTGCAGGTGCAATTCCTTTAATATAATCTACTTTTGGTTTGTCTAATTTCCCTAAAAACTGACGAGCATAAGAAGATAAACTCTCCACATAACGTCTTTGCCCTTCAGCATACAAGGTATCAAAAGCCAGCGAAGATTTACCAGAACCAGAAAGTCCTGTAATTACTACGAGTTTATTTCTAGGAATTACAACATCAATATTTTTTAAATTGTGCAGTTTTGCACCTTTAATAATAATGTTTTCTTTAGGGTTTATTGTGGAAATATCAGGCTTCATCTATCTAAAATATAAGCTGTAAAAATACTACTATTTTAAAGGATTGAAAAAAAAGTTTATGCTTCAATTTGTTAAAAAAGTTTGTGTAATTAAAAATTAACAGTATATTTGACCACTTAATAATCACTAAATTAGACGCATATAGCTTAAAACTACTTTTACATTATTCATAAAATAATAAAAAAAAGAACCACTTGTTCTTTTAAAAAGTAGTTATGGTGAGAAAATACAAAATTTCAGATAGTACTTTAGTAAGCGAATACATTCAAGGTAAGGAAGCTTCTTTAAGTATTTTAATTAACAGACATCAACAAAGATTATTCAGCTTTATATATAGTAAAGTAAAGGATAGAGATATTACAGAAGATGTTTTTCAAGACACTTTTATAAAAGTTATTAAAACCTTAAAAAAGGGCAATTATAACGAAGAAGGTAAGTTTTTGCCTTGGGTAATGAGAATTGCTCATAATTTGGTCATTGATCATTTTAGAAAAACGAAAAGAATGCCTAAATTTAATAATACAGATGATTTTAATATTTTTTCTGTTTTAGGTGATGATAATTTAAATGCTGAAAAACAATTAATCCAAGAACAAATATTTTCTGATGTTAGAGAACTTGTAAATGAATTACCAGACGAACAAAAAGAAGTTTTGGTAATGCGTATGTATAAAGATATGAGTTTTAAGGAAATTAGCGAAAACACTGGGGTTAGCATTAATACTGCTTTAGGTAGAATGCGTTATGCATTGATAAATATGCGTAAATTAATAGATAAACATAAAATTATTTTGGTGAATTAACAATAAAGTAAAATATGCGTCGTTAATAGTTTATAACCAACAAATTAAACAACCTATATGATGCAAATTTACTCAAGAAAGCCATCTGAATTTCAGATGCAACCCAAAAAAGAAACAGTTCAATTTTTGATTGATTTTTCCAAATCGCTAACTATTGTAAAAACCAAATCAAAAAATTTCATTGAATTGAATTTGAATTAAGAGCGGGAAAAGCTTCAACAAATGTTGAAGCTTTTTTTTTAGCCCCTTTAATTCCCCAAAGGGGAAAACTCTTGTGTAACAATCTTGCTTTATTTTTTTATGATTTATATGCTAAAGAATTTAAAAGTATAATCTTCTCTTCTTGTGTGAGCTCTTTTTAGAAAGGCAAATTGTGTGAAATTTGTTTTTGAAAATTTAAATTTGTTTTGTGTAGTTTTTGAAATTCGTGTCTAACCCAGTTTCCATAAGGATTTTAAAAGTCTGTAAAATTTGTTTTAAAAAAAACTACTTTCTCTGTGAATCTCTGTTAAAAACTCTGCGAAACTCTGTGTCAAAAATTTTTCCAAATGCGTCATTAAAAAAATCAAAAGAATTAATAGCAACCTAACTTTCTTCCGAAATTGCAATCATGGAAAATATATTAGTAGCAGGTGCAAATGGTACCACAGGAAAAAAAATAATAACACTTTTAGAATCATCACAATATTTTACGCCAATTGCAATGGTCCGTAAAAAAGAACAACAAGAACAATTTGAAAAAAGAAATATAAAAACAGTTTTAGCTGATTTAGAAGAAGATGTTTCGCAAACAACCAAAAATATTGATAAAGTAATTTTTGCAGCAGGTTCTGGAGGGAAAAAAGTAAAGGAAGTAGATGAAAATGGTGCTAAAAAATTAATTGAGGCTTCTAAAAACGCAAAGGTTAAAAAGTTTGTGATGTTAAGTTCAATGGGAGCAGATAAACCAGAAGAAGCTGAAGATTTACAAGAATATTTGCAAGCAAAACACAATGCAGATATGTATTTAAGAGACAGTAAATTGCCATTTTCTATTGTTAGACCAGGATCTTTAACAGATAATCAAGGAAAAGGAAAAATAGAACTTTCTGAAAAACTACATAAAAGAGGAGAAATTAGTAGAGATGATGTTGCTCAAACTTTAGTGAGAGTTTTACATGATTCCGCTTTTGTAAATGAAACTTTTGAAATTATCAAAGGAGATACTTTAATTGGGAAAGCGATTCCAAATTAAGAGCCCCTTTTAATTTCCCCAAAGGGGAAAACACTCTTGCTTTTAAAAAAAAATCTCTTAAAATTTCCACAGAAATTTTAAGAGATTTTTTATGTGTATAATAATATGTGTTTTTTAGAAATAACTATTTTCTCTGTGAATCTCAGCGAAAAAACTCTGAGAATCTCTGTGTCAAATTTACTCACAATCATCAGTGAAAATCAGTGAAAATCAGTGAAATCTGTGTCAAAAGCTTTTTGTGAAATTAGTGCAATTCGAGTCTACTTTTTACCTTTATAATAATCACTCAAAACAGTTCTTCTACCAATAGTTTTTGTAATAATATCTTTCTCTAAATCCCAACCTCTTGCAGGCGAATAATCGCGTCCATACCAAATAATTTGTAAATGTAAATCGTTCCAAAGTTCTTTTGGGAATAATCGTTTTGCATCTTTTTCGGTTTGTGTTACGTTTTTTCCGTTTGTTAAATTCCATCTGTATAATAATCGATGAATATGTGTATCCACAGGAAAAGCAGGCACACCAAAAGCCTGGCTCATTACCACACTCGCTGTTTTATGACCAACAGCTGGCAATTCTTCTAAACCTTCAAAAGAATTTGGAACTTCGCCATTATATTTTTCGATGAGTATTTTAGACAAACCATAAATTCCTTTACTTTTCATGGGTGATAATCCACAAGGACGAATAATTTCTTTAATTTCTTCCACAGATAGTTGAACCATATCAAAAGGATTATCTGCTTTTGCAAACAACAAAGGTGTAATTTTATTAACACGAACATCTGTACATTGTGCAGATAATAAAACAGCAATTAA
The DNA window shown above is from Polaribacter sp. Hel_I_88 and carries:
- the nth gene encoding endonuclease III, translating into MTKQEKVQFVIDTLEELYPEIPIPLDHKDPYTLLIAVLLSAQCTDVRVNKITPLLFAKADNPFDMVQLSVEEIKEIIRPCGLSPMKSKGIYGLSKILIEKYNGEVPNSFEGLEELPAVGHKTASVVMSQAFGVPAFPVDTHIHRLLYRWNLTNGKNVTQTEKDAKRLFPKELWNDLHLQIIWYGRDYSPARGWDLEKDIITKTIGRRTVLSDYYKGKK
- a CDS encoding SDR family oxidoreductase, which codes for MENILVAGANGTTGKKIITLLESSQYFTPIAMVRKKEQQEQFEKRNIKTVLADLEEDVSQTTKNIDKVIFAAGSGGKKVKEVDENGAKKLIEASKNAKVKKFVMLSSMGADKPEEAEDLQEYLQAKHNADMYLRDSKLPFSIVRPGSLTDNQGKGKIELSEKLHKRGEISRDDVAQTLVRVLHDSAFVNETFEIIKGDTLIGKAIPN
- a CDS encoding RNA polymerase sigma factor — translated: MVRKYKISDSTLVSEYIQGKEASLSILINRHQQRLFSFIYSKVKDRDITEDVFQDTFIKVIKTLKKGNYNEEGKFLPWVMRIAHNLVIDHFRKTKRMPKFNNTDDFNIFSVLGDDNLNAEKQLIQEQIFSDVRELVNELPDEQKEVLVMRMYKDMSFKEISENTGVSINTALGRMRYALINMRKLIDKHKIILVN